CTTGTATTGCGTGACGCTATAGGTTTCTATGCTGCTGTTATATTTTCCCCTTCTGTTTGTTTTGTCAGTAAAAACTGGGGGAAATCCGTTGCTAAAAGAAGTAGCACTAGCTTCAACTGAATGGAGCAGGCGCTTGGATTCTATAATTTAAAAAACTTTTATCACCCAGcaacatgcatatatatatatattgatataTATCCTATATCGAAATTTTGTTATTGCTATCTACTGCAACAAAGAAATCAACATGAGAGCACTTCTCCCTGTATAATGGTGAACACACAttttaagaaaaagaaaatgtAGAGCAGAGCTTTTACATTTCGATGTACTTGAGGGAAGCAACGAAAGGGGCAGCTGGATACAGAAGCACATGATTCTTCTCCTGTGAGCTCATGAGCTCTGCCCCCCCTgcaactgctgctgctgctgctgcaagtTGACGAGCTTATGGTAGGCACCATTCTTGTTCTCGATCAGGTGCTGGTGATCCCCCTGCTCGATGATCTTGCCGTCCTGGATCACCGAGATGACGTCGGCGTTCTTGATCGTTGACAGCCGGTGCGCCACCATCACGGTGGTCCGGTTCTTCATCACCCTGTCCAGCGCCTGCTGCACCACACGCTCCGACTCCACGTCCAGCGCGCTCGTCGCCTCGTCCAGGAGCAGGATGGCCGGGTCCTTGACGATGGCGCGCGCAATGGCGATGCGCTGCTTCTGCCCGCCCGACAGCTGCACGCCGCGCTCCCCGACCTTGGTCTGGTACCCCTCTGGCAGCGAGCTGATGAAAGTGTGCGCGTTGGCCAGCTTGGCCGCCTCAACGACCTCGGCCTCTGTCGCGCCGTCCTTGCCATAGAGAATGTTCTCGTAGATCGTCGTCGCGAACAGCGCCGGCTCTTGCTGCACCAGGCCAATATGCCTCCTCAGCGACTTCAGCCTAAGCTTCTTGATGTCCTTTCCTGCAAAACCCATCGGTGTACTTTGTTCAGTTGATCAGCTCATCAGGAACAGAAGCCGTCATGTTCGAAATTGGAACAGCAAAATACCATCGATCAAGACTTTTCCGGCGATCGGGTCGTAGAAGCGCAGGATGAGCGAAAGAACGGTGCTCTTGCCGGAGCCGCTCATCCCGACGAGCGCCATGCTCTTGCCGGCCTTCATCAGGAGGTCGAGCCCTTTGAACACGGCCACCTCCGACCTCGACGGGTACCGGAACTCCACGTCCCGCAGTTGGATCACTCCCTCCACTTTCTTGATGTCGTCGCCGGTGTCGATCTGGACTTCCGTCTTCCTGTCCAGGATCTCGAACACCGAAGACGCCATCTGGTTCCCCTTGATGATGTCCGGCGCCATCGCCAGCGTCTCGCCCATCGCCAGCGCTGTCACTATGAGCACCATGAAGGACTTCATCACGGACTTGAAGGTGGCCAACTCCTTGCTCATCAGCTGCGAACCGTACCTGATTTTTTCAAACGTTTCACCAGTTGCTCTTGGGGTACAGCAGATTTAGACTGAGCTGGCTGTGTTTCAGTAGCAATTCACTTACCATAGAGCCAGCGCATAGGAAGAGAAGAGGAAGAACTGAGAGACTCCATAGAAGACCCCGGCTCCCTGTCCTCGCCGGAAAGACCGTTTCCCGGGCTCCTTGAGCTCATCCGCGTAGAGCTTTATCACCTTTTCCTCGGCGCAGAAGGCGGCCACCGTCCTCATGTTGCTCACCGCCTCGGCGGCGAGCATGTTGGCCTTCAGATACGACTTGCCGAGGTTGCCTCCGTATCCTTTCATGAACATTTTCTGTTGCATCACAATCACAACATGATTCAGATGACTCTGATCAGGCCAAAGAAGAGAGAAGAAGCACTAGCTAGCACCGACATGGTTGAAAGCGAAAAGAACTTGTGTTCACCTCACTGATGTGGCCGCTGACCATGAGGGGATACGTGGCGAGCACGACGAGCGTAATCCTCCAGTTGAGTATGAAGGCGATGATGAGCGACGTGACGATCATGCCGACGTTCTGCAACAGGATGGTGGAGCGGTCGACGACGATGGTGCGCACCAGCGTGGCGTCGGTCTCGAGCCGCGACGCCAGCATGGCGCTTGTGTGGCTGGTGCTGTCGAACCACCCGATCTCGTTCCGCAGGATGGCGGCGAACATCTTCTCCCGGACGCGCAGCGTGAGCCGCTCGCCCATGATGCCGAAGCTGAGGTGCTCGATCACGTGGAACACCACGGTGAGCACGGCGCCGCAGCAGAAGAGCGTGGCGATCTTGCGCACCTCCCTCTTGGTGGTCTCCCACCCCATGTAGTATGACACGAGCGCCTGCGTCACGCCCAGGGCGAAGAGCGGCATCTGGGCGCCGGCCACGAACGCGCTGATGGTGCCCGACACGCCGAACACCCAGTCCGGCCGCACCATGGAGTAGAGCTTCTTCATCGAGACGGGCTTCCCCTTGCTGTGCCCTTCGTCGTTCAGCTCCGCCGCGCCGTACCGGCTTATCGAGTCCTTGTCGGAGCGGAAGCTGCCACCCCTGCTCGTCCTTGACAGCTCCCTCGAATACTTGAAACTGAAACCATGTCAAAATGACCGGTTAGCTCATGCCTGCCAGTTGACACATGAAACAATGTCGATGCCATGTGTAGATACGTGCCTTAGTGGCCTGGTGATGCTTGTGCTATGCGAGAAAGAGGGCTTGTGCTGAAGCTGAGCAGCCTCCTGCAGCTGGATCAGTGACGAGTAGGCGCTGAGAGGGTCGCCCATGAGCTGCTCGTGCGTGCCGGTCTCGACGATCCTCCCCCCATCCACGACGGCGATGGTGTCGGCGTTCCTGATGGTGGACAGCCGGTGCGCGATCACCACGGTGGTGCGGCCGACCATGACGCGGTCCAGCGCCTCCTGCACGCTCTTCTCGGACTCGGCGTCCAGCGCACTGGTGGCCTCGTCGAGGAGAAGTATGGACGGGTTCTTGAGTATCGCCCTCGAGATGGCGATCCGCTGCTTCTGCCCTCCCGAGAGCTGTATCCCGCGCTCGCCGACCTGCGTCTCGTACCGCTCGGGGAGGTTGTTGATGAAGGTGATCGCCTCGGACAGCTTCGCCGCGTGGTTGATCTCGTCGGCGGTGGCGTCGCTCTTGCCGTAGAGTATGTTCTCCCGGATGCTCGTCGCGAACAGCGCCGGCTCCTGGTTGACGAGCCCGATCTGCCCGCGCAGCCACTTGACGTCCAGGTCCTTGATGTCGTGCCCGTCGAGGAGGATCGCGCCCGAGAGCGGCTCGTAGAACCGCTCGATGAGGGAGACCACGGTGCTCTTGCCGGAGCCGCTGCCGCCGACGAGGGCGACGATCTTGCCGGCCGGGAAGTCGAGGCTGAGGCGGTCGAGGATGACCACATCCGGGCGGGACGGGTACGCGAACCGCACGTCGCGGAAGTGGATGTTGCCCTCCACCGCCTGCAGCGTGCGGCCGGCCCTGGA
This genomic stretch from Hordeum vulgare subsp. vulgare chromosome 6H, MorexV3_pseudomolecules_assembly, whole genome shotgun sequence harbors:
- the LOC123403786 gene encoding ABC transporter B family member 10-like yields the protein MEASYNHSNGRPSQSLKPYLPTHTRADPSSLSLSISTNEHCARVTPAGRQRGSVDPSHPWREDKMSSSVHGADQERNQSQSEAGGSGDKDKKKKAGAEEKVEKVPFLKLFSFADRWDYVLMAVGSVGACAHGASVPVFFIFFGKLINIIGIASLFPAMVSGQVAKYSLDFVYLGVVILFSSWTEVACWMHTGERQAAKMRLAYLRSMLDQDIAVFDTEASTGEVINAITSDILVVQDAISEKVGNFMHYISRFLAGFAIGFSRVWQISLVTLAIVPLIAIAGGTYAYVTIGLMARVRKSYVKAGEIAEEVIGNVRTVQAFVGEEKAVRTYREALLRTYKYGKRGGLAKGLGLGSMHSVLFLSWALLVWFTGIVVHKRISNGGESFTTMLNVVIAGLSLGQAAPNISTFLRARTAAYPIFQMIERSTVNTSSSRAGRTLQAVEGNIHFRDVRFAYPSRPDVVILDRLSLDFPAGKIVALVGGSGSGKSTVVSLIERFYEPLSGAILLDGHDIKDLDVKWLRGQIGLVNQEPALFATSIRENILYGKSDATADEINHAAKLSEAITFINNLPERYETQVGERGIQLSGGQKQRIAISRAILKNPSILLLDEATSALDAESEKSVQEALDRVMVGRTTVVIAHRLSTIRNADTIAVVDGGRIVETGTHEQLMGDPLSAYSSLIQLQEAAQLQHKPSFSHSTSITRPLSFKYSRELSRTSRGGSFRSDKDSISRYGAAELNDEGHSKGKPVSMKKLYSMVRPDWVFGVSGTISAFVAGAQMPLFALGVTQALVSYYMGWETTKREVRKIATLFCCGAVLTVVFHVIEHLSFGIMGERLTLRVREKMFAAILRNEIGWFDSTSHTSAMLASRLETDATLVRTIVVDRSTILLQNVGMIVTSLIIAFILNWRITLVVLATYPLMVSGHISEKMFMKGYGGNLGKSYLKANMLAAEAVSNMRTVAAFCAEEKVIKLYADELKEPGKRSFRRGQGAGVFYGVSQFFLFSSYALALWYGSQLMSKELATFKSVMKSFMVLIVTALAMGETLAMAPDIIKGNQMASSVFEILDRKTEVQIDTGDDIKKVEGVIQLRDVEFRYPSRSEVAVFKGLDLLMKAGKSMALVGMSGSGKSTVLSLILRFYDPIAGKVLIDGKDIKKLRLKSLRRHIGLVQQEPALFATTIYENILYGKDGATEAEVVEAAKLANAHTFISSLPEGYQTKVGERGVQLSGGQKQRIAIARAIVKDPAILLLDEATSALDVESERVVQQALDRVMKNRTTVMVAHRLSTIKNADVISVIQDGKIIEQGDHQHLIENKNGAYHKLVNLQQQQQQLQGGQSS